One window of Triticum dicoccoides isolate Atlit2015 ecotype Zavitan chromosome 5A, WEW_v2.0, whole genome shotgun sequence genomic DNA carries:
- the LOC119298872 gene encoding trifunctional UDP-glucose 4,6-dehydratase/UDP-4-keto-6-deoxy-D-glucose 3,5-epimerase/UDP-4-keto-L-rhamnose-reductase RHM1-like: MATPYTPKSILITGAAGFIASHVTNRIVRNYPDYKIVVLDKLDYCSNLKNLLPASSSPNFKFVKGDIASADLVNFLLVTENIDTIMHFAAQTHVDNSFGNSFEFTKNNIYGTHVLLEACKVTGQIRRFIHVSTDEVYGETDEDAVVGNHEASQLLPTNPYSATKAGAEMLVMAYGRSYGLPVITTRGNNVYGPNQFPEKLIPKFILLAMRGKPLPIHGDGSNVRSYLYCEDVAEAFEVILHRGEVGHVYNIGTKRERTVTDVAKDVCRLFNLEADKVIQLVDNRPFNDQRYFLDDEKLKSLGWSERTRWEEGLRKTMEWYVANSDYWVDVSGALLPHPRTLMMPGYEGSEEIKGMLNLFTNNQTKMVAPTSEGSSRTRLLKFLIYGRTGWIGGLLGKICEKQGIPYEYGKGRLEERFSIVLDIQTVKPTHVFNAAGVTGRPNVDWCESHKPDTIRTNVVGTLTLADVCREHGLLVINYATGCIFEYDANHPEGSGIGFKEEDKPNFTGSFYSKTKAMVEELLNEYENVCTLRVRMPISSDLNNPRNFITKISRYDKVVNIPNSMTVLDELLPISVEMAKRNLRGIWNFTNPGVVSHNEILEMYKKYMDPSYKWTNFTLEEQAKVIVAPRSNNEMDATKLKREFPELLSIKDSLIKYVFEPNRKVPAT; encoded by the exons ATGGCGACACCCTACACACCTAAGAGCATCCTCATTACAGGAGCTGCTGGTTTCATCGCTTCCCATGTCACAAACCGCATTGTACGGAACTACCCTGATTACAAGATTGTCGTCCTTGACAAGCTTGATTACTGCTCCAATCTGAAGAACCTTCTCCCTGCCAGCTCGTCACCAAACTTCAAGTTTGTCAAGGGCGATATTGCCAGTGCTGATCTTGTCAACTTCCTCCTGGTCACAGAGAACATTGATACAATAATGCACTTTGCAGCCCAGACACATGTTGACAATTCTTTTGGTAACTCCTTTGAATTCACCAAGAACAACATTTATGGTACTCATGTTCTTCTCGAAGCTTGCAAGGTCACTGGTCAGATCAGGAGGTTCATCCACGTTAGCACTGATGAGGTCTATGGTGAGACTGATGAGGATGCAGTGGTTGGTAACCATGAGGCCTCACAGCTGCTCCCAACAAATCCTTATTCAGCCACCAAAGCTGGAGCAGAGATGCTTGTCATGGCTTATGGGAGATCCTATGGTCTGCCGGTCATCACTACCCGGGGAAATAATGTGTATGGTCCTAACCAGTTCCCTGAAAAGCTTATTCCGAAGTTCATTCTTTTGGCTATGAGAGGAAAGCCCCTCCCAATTCATGGTGATGGATCCAATGTCCGAAGCTACCTCTACTGTGAGGACGTTGCTGAGGCTTTTGAAGTCATTCTTCATCGTGGAGAAGTTGGACATGTTTACAACATTGGAACAAAGAGAGAGAGGACAGTCACTGATGTGGCAAAGGATGTCTGCAGGCTTTTCAATCTTGAAGCTGATAAAGTAATCCAGTTGGTTGATAATAGACCTTTCAATGATCAGAGGTATTTCTTGGATGATGAGAAGCTCAAGAGTCTTGGGTGGTCTGAGCGCACTAGATGGGAGGAGGGCCTGAGGAAGACAATGGAATGGTATGTAGCTAATTCTGACTATTGGGTTGACGTTTCTGGTGCACTGTTGCCTCATCCGAGGACACTGATGATGCCTGGGTATGAGGGCTCTGAGGAAATTAAAGGAATGCTAAATCTGTTTACTAACAATCAAACGAAGATGGTGGCTCCAACATCAGAAGGTTCTTCCCGAACTCGTTTGCTCAAGTTCTTGATATATGGCCGGACAGGATGGATCGGTGGACTTCTTGGCAAAATATGTGAGAAGCAAGGAATTCCATACGAGTACGGAAAAGGTCGCTTGGAAGAGCGCTTTTCCATTGTCCTTGATATCCAAACTGTTAAGCCAACACATGTCTTCAATGCTGCTGGTGTTACTGGCAGACCCAATGTTGATTGGTGTGAGTCTCACAAGCCAGACACCATACGTACCAATGTTGTGGGCACCTTGACTCTAGCTGATGTTTGTCGGGAGCATGGGTTATTGGTGATAAACTATGCCACTGGGTGCATATTTGAATATGATGCAAATCATCCTGAAGGGTCAGGCATCGGCTTCAAAGAAGAGGATAAACCAAACTTCACTGGTTCATTCTACTCAAAGACTAAGGCAATG GTTGAGGAACTGTTGAACGAGTACGAGAATGTCTGCACTCTGCGAGTCCGGATGCCAATATCGTCTGACCTCAACAACCCCCGAAACTTCATCACAAAGATTAGCCGTTACGACAAGGTGGTAAACATCCCAAACAGCATGACTGTGTTGGATGAGCTTTTGCCGATTTCAGTTGAGATGGCAAAAAGGAACTTGCGGGGCATCTGGAACTTCACCAATCCTGGCGTGGTCAGCCACAATGAGATTCTGGAGATGTATAAGAAGTACATGGATCCCAGCTACAAGTGGACGAACTTCACGCTAGAAGAACAGGCTAAGGTCATAGTTGCACCTCGGAGCAACAACGAGATGGACGCGACAAAGCTGAAGAGAGAGTTCCCCGAGCTGCTATCGATCAAAGACTCATTGATCAAGTATGTCTTTGAACCCAACAGGAAGGTCCCAGCAACTTGA